The following DNA comes from Tachypleus tridentatus isolate NWPU-2018 chromosome 9, ASM421037v1, whole genome shotgun sequence.
TTCTGTCATCATCTTGTTTGACGACAATACGTTTTGACAATAACCTGCAATATAGATTCCATGCCAATAGACGCTGTCAGAATGCTacgtttaaaatgtaacattttttaaactCTTTGTCTCCATAATATAACTAATGTACAAGGACAAAGGTTTCCCAGTACTTATGTTAAAAGTCTGATCGCACAAAAATGCCTAGGAGCTGCATCCGGTACTTGACCAGTATGTTTTTgtgtggaatagcatgaataccaaTTTCATTCTCCATTTGCTTGAGTGCACGATTGTTGATCGCATATGTCATGAAAGCAGTTTGTATACACGTGATTGGTGTAGTATTTTTAGGTGGAGATTCTTCTTGATTATACTAGAACAATTTCCTGAGACAGGTGTACAGCATTTGACACTGACTTTTGTGTTCGTGGAACCTCACCTGTTACAAACCGCCATGCTTTGCTTATCACGACTGGGTTATGACTTTTTGCAGAATACTTTCTGTGTGGTCCTGGTACCCCAAGTTGACCCATACTCCTTTGTTTCTCAAAATCATTAAATGCTATGAATATCCctgttttaaaaattctaaaccTCTAACTGGACACGTCTTTATGTTctgaatttatgaatattttacgtgGAAAAGAGCTGTTATACATCCTTACCAAAAGTGATTAGTTTTCGGCGACATCacacaatgtcaaaatatagttctgacaTATTCTCTTTTACCGCGattttatatcagctgtggttgtCATGTAAATTgctaatttacatatttaaaatcattttaatatagatatCTTGTAATGCTATGTTTATCTACTATATTGCATTTGATTTTGATGAGAGCAATGagataaaatatataagataaatttaattattttattgttgtttttaacactatAATTTTCGATAAGAAAGACTCATCAAATTGTGTTTTAACACTACTTTTCTAGTAAAAGTCCTGAAAAATAAGTTCAAGACAAATTAACGATCGTTGAACGATTTTGGATAAAATTTCATACAACACAGAAGACATCAATTGTGGTTTTAATAATGCAAAAAACAGATGGGTAAAATACATAGACAATTGCTACAGACGGAGTGAAAAGTATAAGCGTCATTTTACTGAGTATGAGTAATGACTGGCTCTAGAAATAAGCTATCATACAGCTGCCATTTAATTGAATATACTCCAAATATAAAAGCTAGTATAATAACGAGATGAAGATATCCCTACTTACAAAAACAACGCATCACTAAAAATAAATAGGCGATTTTAATACACACCTCAGAaacatacaaaactaaaataatttcagtgacGTTTGAATCACTAAACATAGCTGAAATACAATGCTttttgtttcttctgtattttcTTTCTCACTATATCCACTCAAATACTTTCTCAGTATTACTTAAAGGCAGGGGTTTATTCTGTAGTTCaattgtttaatagttttactcaGGAAATCTTGTGTGTAAGTGAGACAACCTGTCctctacatatatatttgataCCGAGAGCAACAACAGAAAcgattttattttacattttctgtttattgtttaagattttttatttgaagtccagttgaaaatgttatttttagtctCTTTCACATTTTTGTGAATACATTCTTGACATAAAATGGAGAaagagtgaaacatttaattcattatttcGTGTATTTCTGTGaatactttcttcaaatgaaataatgacaaagcaaaatgtttattttgttgtacgTTGACATGGTTTTACATCTGTTGATTTTAGATTCTAGGTAACTGTTGGGCTTATATACAGACCATGGTTGATATCAGTAGATGTCcgtgatttgttggcgataaattcgaacaataaatAAACAGCGCACTTTCCATTATTTTTCAAACCATACgtttaaaacaagtcaaagatAGGTTCAAAAACTCGTTACACTACTTGTTATCATACTTGTATTCAGagatttaaataattgtcttcctTTCATTAAAGTCCACATAGGAAACTTTAATGACTTTAGAATATAATTTGACAAGACACATTCTTCTTCTTTGTATCTGTTGTTACAATATCTCTGTAACACTTGCTTTAGATATCGCCCGTTACGCCTAAATTAACAATCACGCAGTTTagcttcactttcactaacttaattttttataacttaacTTCCTTAGAAATCACCTGTCACAGGCTAAACTGCCAATCACTCAGTCTAGATCTGTCTAACTATCTCTCACTTTGTTTTGCTTCTTCGCTGAATCTTCACGTCTTTATAGTACGTGATAGAAAAATCTGTAAATAACTAGCCCTCTAGTTGCAACAATAATACACATATCGAGAAGAGCTTGTAAATTTCAAGTAAAACGACAATATTACTAAGCCTATAACAACAATTCAATTGCATACCTAAATGATGACTCTTACTGATTTACGTAAGGAAATTTGGCACaactatttctttaatttaacacttgttatgaaaactaaataattattaaatattagataATTAAAAGAACGAAATACTAGCTCTTACACTACACAGTCATGTATATCCAACAATAATTAAGtgcaattttttatttgttttgttttatttcttccgtttttagaattataagttacataacaactttataaaaataaatataatatatatataaaggatttCTTATATTACGTTAAGCCGTAAAATATATCTTTGGAATAATTTTggagattaaaataattttgtgctgtcgaacagttaaaaaaagccctgcatggccaggtgactatggtgctcgactcgtaatctgaaggtcgcaagttcgaatttccgttgcaccgaacatgatcgccctttcaaccgtggggacattataatgtattaccgtcaatcccactattcgttggtaaaagagtagcccaagagttggcggtgggtggtgatgactactaaccttctctctagtcttgcactgctaaattaggggctagtgcagatagccctcgtgtagctttgcgcgaatattcaaaacaaacagaacagtTAAGTAATGTCGGATAAAATCGCTGGTTGTGAATTCAGGTGTTCCTATCCAAACAGTAGggttgttacattttattttaaaaaaaaaacatcatgctaatataaataaataaaataaccacGATAATTGTGAACCATAACAAGAGTCACTTCTTGGTAAATATGATTCCATGCTAGAGTTTTAAGTAAGAAATTAATTGAAGTAGATTATGATTCACATTTATTATATAAAGACACATTATAGCTTGACATGGCATGCTGATTAGGGGCGCTCAACTCCTAATATGAAGGTCTCAGATTCGAATCCTACTAACcgaacatgcccgccctttcatcagtagggagtgttataatgttgctactcccactgttcgttagtagaCCAAGAAATGGCGGTAGATGGTGTTAACTAGTGGCCTTCCCTCTTAtcaatcactgctaaattaagaacgattAGCAACAATTAGCTCTCGTGTGcctttgcaggaaattcaaaatcaaccaaaaactatataaaactaaCCTAAAGCGTGTtgtgttacaatatttatttacccCTAATTATGTAAGAATTATAACAAAGACAAATGTTAATTCTGTGTAGCAAAACCAAGTGTCACTCTCTTTTCGatgtgcaaaattttattttgtatttgttttggatTTGTTGTTGGAAAAgtacttttaaaaacttttattagtcTTTAAGTCCAAAGTTATACAATAACATATCTCTATTCTGCCAGCTAAGAATGTAAAAACCCGATGGTTAGCATTATTTACCCTCTAATTTATCGCTTTAAAAAAACTTTGGAAGGAAAGAAGACGATGGTTGTGATGACGTGTCAACCAACAAAAAAGTTATACTTACCACTGCAAAGGAGAATATCtaagttttgataaaaaattaattttgttttaaataatttcatacataaattgcttcaaataagttttatgtgtatttatgattatttttatttacatttcaaatgGCACTGTTAGAAACACTGAACGGATTACTTTAATCAAAACGAGGTATACAAAGACAGCAATAGCTATTGTTTTATCCCCCCAACCAGTGTCTCAGTGACaaatctgaaggtttataatgctaaaacccgAGTTACGGTATCTGTATGGCACAAAGCACAAATAGCTTGACAAACCAAgtcatcataaaaataaaagaaattgttcacatataaagaataatttcGCGATTCATATGCACTGTGCTTTAACTTCATTTTGGTCACAAACTTATTATACAAAGCATTTTGTTCTTAAGCCTAAATATATTCTCAGTCCTGCTTTTACTACTAGAGAGCGACACTTTCGTTTTCGAATAATTCTTCAAATTCACTAAATTGTACAATTCTAATcactatttttatacaataataagaTGTACAATTTAAAACGTCATTTGTTTTcctaacttttaaatttttattaagtaattacTGCATCAGATAACAACTAAATTTTACAAGTTGTGTGATAACTAGGTCGAAAAGTTTATTTACCAACtagtattattttcaatatataaacaatgttaaaagtacgTAGCGTTACTCATAGTCATTACTTTTCAAAGTGAAAACTTTCTGACAAATTTTAATTCTACAGAAAGTAAAACTTACTACTTGTTCTTGGTTactttattaaatgatttattattattattttttatgaaccGGTTTTGGTCTGGTGATTAACATGCTCGAGCTATGAATCTGTGGCTTCATGGTTCGCGGTCCTTTGCCACAACTACAGAATTGTACTTCGTACTTTAAGGCGTGAGTACATTAAAAAATAACGATTAAATCCCATTATCCAGtcaaacaagagtagcccaaatgttgacGGTGCTGTTGACAAGCTGGCTTTCTTGTTTTCTTGCAGTTCAAAACTATGTCTGAAAGaagtaaagttattttttatttatgaaagttaTGCAACTGCAGTAAATAAAGTTTCGTTATCCTTGTTCAAATAATTAgttgtttaagtaaaaaaaatattctagtcATGATCCCCCTTTTAAATCCAGAATAACAACAAAGGTTTCCCTAATTTATTGCAcacatatttctttaaaacaatatgtgtaccttttaatttttttcattaacatttgTGGCACTTTTACTCGGaaaatgtgtatgtttgtttgtttatttttgaatttctcgcaaagctacacgaaggctatgtgcgctagctgtccctaatgtagcaatgtaagactagagggaaggtagctagtcatcaccacccaccgccaactcttgggctactcttttaccaacggctgaaagggcgagcatatttggtttgaGGGGAATTGGAACCCGCGCCCTTCAGATTGCGAATAGAAATGGTCATGTCGGGCCTCTAATGTGATTCCAACTAGGGTTAAGAAGTATAATGTTTGGCTAGAAGACCAATAAATGTAGCCATGTGATAATATCTCAacgttaaaacaataatttactaGCCTTTTCAGGCCtcctttattttcttaaaaatccCACAGTACTGtattctgtatatttatatatatgtctatatataCAGTCACAGATAAATATAAGTTTACTGATTTAAGTACATAGACTAACGATTAGTGAgtgatttttgtatatttttataacattctcACACCAATGTTGTACAGACTTTGACTGGTGTTTATGTTTTCACactatttgtgtgtgtttgtcagcatAATTTTTCGAAAGCGACTGAATGGATTTAGACGAAAGTTACCACACTCTCCTTAGAAGTGGTTAGTTTTTGGAGGGTCTGGGTCACAGATATGTTACGAAATTCCAAACATTCTTATCACATTATTTTGGTTCTATAACCTAGTAAAAATGAAAGGATTTTGAGCAATATTGATGGTTATACTATTCCTTATTGACCTGCGAAAAATGGACCGTGTTCGTTAAGAATGACAAACGTACGGACACATTTTCGTATGTTTTGAGATCCGAATATGATCGACAATCCGTGGTAGAGATGTATGTTGCACTGAATGATTCTGTATTAAAGTTTTCTTCGTTCATGCGTAACCTGACAGTGCCATCTATTGGCTGAATCAAAATGCATAATTACAACGAGTAAGCAACAATACATAAAAGCCTGTATGTGGTTAGCTACTGATcagtaactctttctttctttctgaacctggcgatgactgaaaaaggtcgaaacgttgttcgctcctctacatagtgttttctcaaCTCATAACAGcggtttttaaatatataattttctctacaagtgggttttctcgtcatcacggattaccTTACAAGAGATTTCAACGCCTATTCAAAAATATCATCGTTTTGCATTTCTCCCtcgaaaacaacaaaaacccaacaaaaacaactGTTGTACTGCTAAACCAATGTTGAAAATAATACTAAATGTTCAAACTTTGAATGTAAATGGTGTAACTAGAAGACATTTGAAAGACAAAGAGTGAATTTGAGGGACACTGAGTGATCATAATCAGCTCCCAGAATGAAAACGATAATGTGTTCATATGTTTGGACCATGTCTGGCAGGACAAAGAGGAGTAATATTCTACATACGACCATCAAGTTTCACCAAACTTCAATTATTCCTAATTTAGATAAAgagcagaaacaaaaaaaaaaaggcgaaAAAATCAGTTCCCATGTTAACAGTTAGGGATTTTTCGGATTTTTGTAACCTTGGCCATCCGAAATATAATTACTCTTAAACGGAGTCGTTGTCCAAATTTATAACAACTTTCGTCCATTCAATCATTTACGAAAATTCATGCTGACAAACAGACATAAGGGTGAAAACGTAGCCTCTTCAATGGCGGATGTAATAACTCTTGTTAAGTCAGTCGGccgttatattttagtttaaagcTATAGAATTAGCTATCTGTTCTTTATCCATTGCGGGAATCAAGCCCAGAATTTTAGTTTAAAAGCTTACCACTGAGCCAGTGAAGGAGGACAGTAATTAAATGAGGCAGTAATTAAACAAGGTGAAATTTACAgctaagattaaaaaaattaggGTACTGAGAGTattacttctttattttattcaTCTTGGTAGATTTAGTTAAACAGAATTATTATTCTGTATAAATTATGATTTGCTATATTGCAAGCggagaaatattttatacaatctCATTACTGGTAACTGTGTTATATATAAAGCCCTTTATGTTAAATATATCTGATTTAAAATGTTCAGACCTTCTCGccgtcccctgctggtacagtggtaaatcaacggatttacatcgctaaaatcagcagataggccgatgtgattttgctgtaaaacacacacacaccttttcgccatttttaatcttatattttataccagtGATTAATCTAACATTATAAGAATGATATTCTAAGTCCAGAAGTGCCTTTAAAACTACTTTCTCTATTATCAATAATTGTGTTCCTTCTGCTAACCATGATTGCTATCACAGTCTTATAGCTATAATTTCTTAACACAGTCTGATAACCATGATTTCATACTAAAGTCTGCTAGCTGCTGTTTCGCACTACTGCCCAACACCACAATCTcttttgtaataagtttttaagaaaaatggTGAGGTCAGTCTTCAACATTATGTGAAACTTTCCACAGACCATCCACGTGCTCAGAGTGTGAATGCTGGCTTTTTGGACCATGTTAAGCAAACTAGAGGCAAAACCTTTACTCTGGAAGATATGGGAGGTTGGCAGGTATGTGCTGGAATGATATAGCTGTAACTTCAATTCCTTCGGAtatctttcttataaaagaaCATCCGTTGATTTCGATATGTGGCTGAAAACTAGTAATCCTTTGGCTTTTGAGACttccaataataatttattatcttgTTAGTTGTGCCACAAGATGTGTAGAACTTTGTCGCAGTGGAAGATTGGATTGAAAGTTCTTTTACAACCATAAATTCTTTATTGACGAAAAGAGCATTGCTCCATGTTGGTTTGATTTGTGGTTTCAGAATCCCCTTTACTAGCTGAGCGTCTACTATAAAAGCTTTTCACTTCCGTAGAGAACATCAAAGTATCTTTTCTTCAGAATACTTTTCTCTTTTACAATACACTATTTAGAATTTTCCCACTTTAATTACCCGTAATCGAAAGTAGCAACGAAGTATTTTTCCAGCCATAGTAAGTTACTTTGAGGCGACATTAAACTTTCAAGAAGTTGAAATTTGCCAAGAACCAAAGATATTTGGGTGACAAACATATTGCCACTGATAACATCTGCAGCTGTCCTTTTACCGTATGTACCTCATTGTTATTAACACGAGACAACTTTTGTGTAATTGTAAGTAACATTAATTATTACTGGGGAAATTTAAGAGACCATAGGGGTAGGAAACTGCTTTTGAGAAACAGTTTTAGAAAATGATTATACAAACCTAATAATTGTCAGATTACTctcaaagaaagaaattaaagagttttttttcttctcatagcagagccacatcgggatatctggtGTATTCACCAAGGGAAATAAAACCGCTGGTGTTAGATTTGCAAATTCGTAGAATTACTGTTCACCCACGTGGGAGGGGGGGGAAcagaaatgaaagaaaacgtCTTCACAGCAACAAATTAGATATTTCTCTTTTTCTATTTTCAGTTCTCtccaaatacatttttgttaccGCGTTTATCAGCGACAGACAATAAACAAGCGGGAATTCTCAATAGCTGTggtacttgaaattattttcgGCAGGATTAGAGTGAATTAACCTCTGATAactttttcttcttgtttattaACTAAAGTTTTGTACACCAGGAATACCAAACGCGGGGCACGCGAGTACCCGATTCGAGTTTATTTcgcatcaggatctctaccagccttgGTCAAatttttttgttgatttatttagaattaagcacaaaactacacaatagactatatgTGCTCTCTTTATCACtcctatcgaaacccggtttttaaagGTGTGAGTCTTCAAACATACCATTGAGCCACTGGGGAACCTGCGTGGTTACCTACTTCAAACTGTAAtcagatctcaaatcggtcaagtttgtacttgaaaaaaaaaacaacaactcagatCTCATTTAGGAGCCTCCATGCTGTggctaaaaaaataataatagatagAAACCACAAGAAGCCCTGTGTTAAAACATCATAGTTCActattatttacaattaacaaCATAAGACTCAAAGAAGATATCAGATAATAATAGACATTGCTCAGAATAGCTACAGAATTGCTGTATGCGACAGTGatagaaaattaacttttatgcCATCAGATGTCGCGTCAGTAATAAGCAATAGGAGAGTCAAAGAACAATGCTAAATTTAtagaatttgaatttcgcgcaaagctactcgagggctatctgcgctagctgtccctaatttagcagtataagactagagggaagacagctagtcatcaccacccacagccaactcttgggttactctttttccaaagaatagtgggattgatcgcacattataacgcccccacggcttggatggcgagcatgtttggtgcgactgggattcgaacccgcagattacgagtcgaacgccttaacacgcttggccatgccggatcacTAAATTTATAGAGTAAATTTACAACATAAAACActttccaaaaatattaaaatattcgataTTTTAACTCATATTACGCGCGTAAAACAATAATTGCAACGTTGCCAGTGAATTCTCTCATAAATATTATACAAGGTTTCCAGTTTTTAAAACTGGATAAATGAATTAGTTTTTAATGTTCATTGAAAGGCGGAAACGTATTAATTACACCAAATCTTCCTGAACACACTATTCTTCAGTTATctaaattgttgttattgttaaccaaaaagctatacaatgggagATGTAAACTGTACTCACTgcggatattgaaacccgaattttagcgttataagttctcaGAAATGCTACTGAATCACCAGGGCgctttattgtgtttatttgtttggaattaatcacaaagctgcacaatgggctatctgtgctctgcccatcacaaatatcgaaactcggtttctagcggtaatTAATGACTCCGACACACTGAGAAATGAAAACAGTAATGATTATATTTTCTCAGTGATATGACTTTATTGTTGTAGATGGTATTTACAGCTATGCTTTGAAAGCATAgtgtaaaatataatgataatgtTCTATATTGTTTGGAAAAAAACATTTCCTAGGGAGTATTAATTAATATGTTTCATTGCGTAAACATTTGAACGTTAGCATGCAAGTGACATAGCTTTTAGTAAAGTTAGTACGTAATGTGTTTTACCTGCCTATTGAAAATATTAGTcaagttaaaattttgttttaaatcgaTCTCTAGTTAGGCAGATTTTCTCTTCAATCTATTTATTGAATACCGTACTAATTATATTTGAGTTATCAATGAATATAAGAATCAAAGTGGCTTTTGAGAGAACAAAGATTTTACTTTTCActgacattttttgaaaattctaTCAGTAAAAAGTCAGTATGTATTATTtgacttaaacatttttaattaactgaCATGAAAATCTCAACTTAAACAGCACCTTGTGTGCAAATGGGCTGAACAGCTGGGTTGGAAACCCTCTAGAGTTCATGAAACCTTCCCTAATGTTGAATTACTTATCGAACAAAAGCCCCCCCCCCCCCAACTCaggggcacagcggtatgtctgcggacttccaatgCTTGAAACTGGATTTCGGTATCAaaggtaggcagaacacagacagctctttgtgtagctttgtgcttaacttcaaacaaacaagcaaactggAAGAAAGATAGCCAGCCAGCATTATCCGCAGCCAGTTTCTTTTTCGGATCTGTAAACCCAATTAAAGTATAAACTGTCACTTTTAAAACGTATCCACAATGGAGTGTATTCAACAGTATTACATCTCGAACTTTGGACTCTTTGATTAGCAACTTCACAAGTTAGCTACATGATCATGATCCGATCACTTAGTGtgtttaatagaaaaaaacaacaacaacaaaaactttattttaattttactattttaaaatgaataaacaaatagcAGTCACAGACAGGTAAATTGCTTATGATTCTAAAACTTACATGTTTTACAAAAAGCATTAAGTTAAATGTTGCTTACAATAGTGTCTGCACATAAAACAACTTTTGTTACTCAACAACACCTAAGCACAAAATTAGGAACGCTGactcctcttttttttttttttttaagctaaaCGCCGCTCGTCGTGCACTCAAGATGATAAACAACAGTTTGGAACGTCCAGATACTTATAGTTGTGTTTAATTCGGTTAATAGACGGCCCGACGAACGTAGCTATGGGCAGGACGAGCATATCCATAGGCAACAGGACGAGCGTAGCCGTAAGGACGAGCGTCGTATTTCACGGGAACAACATCAGAATAAATATTCACGTCAGCAGGATTCTGATTAGCGGTACCAGGCTCGTTGGTCTTCACGTTGGCGCGAAATCCGCCCTCATCAGCAATGTAGTCCACCTGGCGGCTAATACCGTAAGCATCTGCGTAACCATAGGAACCTTGCTTGTTACCGTATTCATCACCTTGCTCCTGCTGCCACTGGCGATCCCCGTATTCGTTATGGATGTCATATCCGAAATTGTATGGTTGTGGTTTAGCCTGGAAACAAAAGCAGTTTTGATCCACGTACACATATACATGTATTGAATGTGATAGAACAGCGTTTCACGCGTAGATAGATTTTGTTTTCATACTTAAGACTTTGACAAAACAAATCGTGacttaataaactataaactattaCTTGACAACAAAAATTTTTACTACGATGTACTTCActcttaattacaaaagtaacttTAACAAATTAAATCATCATTGTCTAATTAACCTGCACTACAAGTGTGAAACCAAAACTCTACATTCTAAGTAGTTTGTACTTCAAGGGGTATCAACTCCCTTGCTGTCTAGTTAGCCTGTACTATAAATGATTAGAATCTCAGTGAAACCAACTCCCTCTTATCTAGTTAGCCTGTACCACAAGTGGTTAGAGTCTCAGTGAAACTAACTCCTGCTATCTAGTTAGCTTGTACAACAAGTGGTATATTTTTAGTGAAACCAACTCCCTGCTATCCAGATGATCTGTACTATAACTTTTACACGTGGTTAAATCTGTAAGAACTCAACTCCTTATCATCCATCTGTCTATATATCTAACctgtattaaatgttttcaaacatgtatttttactttcaacAGTAACTTGTGAAACAAGTGAAATTAATAAAACGTACAAGTTAATGTGTAATTATTGATtacgtttattaaaattaatattttctaaaccTTTACTTACATATGCGTCTACTTGATAGTCGTACGGGTGGTAGGAATATCGTAATGGATACTGCAGACAAGTGACAGATATTACTGACAAGGCGAGAATTATAATCTGAAAAAgccaaaaatattttctgttcacAGAGTTaaagtaaacttttatattactgtaaaattaagaACAAGCAAGTAAATATTAGATTAAGTAACACATTGTCTTGCTGTGCAagattattttccattttcttattatAGGTTCTATGTTTTAGATTGACTGATATTTGCCCTCACTGGCTCAAAGGTTAGTTTGAAAACTCATAACGCTGAAAATCAAGGTTGGATCCCTGTAGTAGTCAtaatgcagatagctcattgtgagCTTTGCTCTGGTACTAAAACAAGCGTCAAATAagatttaagataaaaataacatgttaaagcATATGATTAGAACGAATAATTTATAGATCATGTGCTAAAGGCAAATATCCCTGTTACTTTAATCAACTGATTGTTTAAATTAACTGTTCTTATAACAGTTAAGTTACTCATTtcaatattgtgaaaaaaaaccATGTGTGAAATAAAGTTCCAGCTGCGATTAACTAAATATCTAAAGGCAGGCAGGCATTCTATATGTGAATATTCTCACCTTCATTATGATTAGCAGAGAAAGCTCTACAGCAGTTTAAAGTTGGCTTTAGTTGTATGATCTGTTGAGAAAACACTGACTCAACCATTTTTATACCTGTTTCACAGGCGTTATCTTTTCTTCCTTATGTCCGTGAATTTGGGTTACATATTCTTGTTTAGACAATATTCTAATGTTACTAAAAAGAATTTTTCTCCCATTCCTAATACGCTGACAGTGATATACATTGTTTGGTCTCGCCTTGCCCCCAAGCGAGTCGTACGAGGGCGCTTTACTGTACTTTTCTTTAACGTACGATGATCTGACACAACAAATACGtgttagaaataacaaattatttcttaaaaaggGAGtcgtttaaaaatacttttgttcatttgtttgtcgTATTTCACGTAAACTTACccattcgagggctatctgctgcctagttttgaaatgataaactagagggaagacagctagtcaacatccaTCAAataccaactctcgggctactctgtTAATAGAGAATaatgggactgatcgtaacataATGATGTCC
Coding sequences within:
- the LOC143227162 gene encoding cuticle protein 10.9-like, with protein sequence MKIIILALSVISVTCLQYPLRYSYHPYDYQVDAYAKPQPYNFGYDIHNEYGDRQWQQEQGDEYGNKQGSYGYADAYGISRQVDYIADEGGFRANVKTNEPGTANQNPADVNIYSDVVPVKYDARPYGYARPVAYGYARPAHSYVRRAVY